From the genome of Daphnia pulex isolate KAP4 chromosome 12, ASM2113471v1:
AACAGCGCCCTATCGCTGCTACCTACAACAATCCAAGGTATCATTGAATGTTCcatcattttcaagaaaaagggttttgagttaatttttaaaaatcagattAAAGGGCAATGGCGGTAAAATTGCCGTCATCGGTTCAGTCCATATATTTTCCGATAATTACCTTGATAAGGAGGATAATAAACGATGGCTGGAAGATCTAGTGGAATACCTGACGGACACTAAGGCGACTATTCTAGATTTTGACCGCGACGTTGacgtatttaaaaataaaaatggatatgacataacatttttacttacatCTGTAATTTAACCATAAGATTGCCGAGTATGCCACCGTCCCGAATATTATGCAATTATCTCAACATCCCCGGATTTGCCTAACTGAATCGGAAGAAGTCCCCCAAGATTGGACGACGCTTTTCCAGACTAAACGTAATTAGATTAAATTCCAGCAATCgacttttgaaagaaattaacGTCTaaccaacaaaacattttttaagttttcaaCTTGGATACTAATTTGGTGCCGAAAGTATTGGAGTCATATCAGCAAGTCGGTGTCAAGCACGAGACCTTGAAACTCATTCCACCGCAGTTCGAAACTCCGTTGCCGGGACTACAAGTTTGTTATTATTCTCAAAAgtgttcattaaaaatatttctcaaaATTTGCAAATATCAATGATAGGTAGCCGTTTTCCCGCCGCTATTTCGCACATTACACCCTCCGCCGTTGGAGTTATACGACCTGGATGCGGAATTTAGTTCCGAAAAAAATCGGCTGTCTCAGCTCACTAATCGTTGCAACGACAACGATTTGGAGTATTTCATTATCGAAGCTGGTCACATTCTCAACATAATCCCACAATTAAAATTGACCGGAAATAATACGGATcgagccaaacaaataattcaacaTGTTTTGGAACGTATTtctcaattcaaaaaatcgaATCCAATTATATGAATTGTTAAATACATAAAATTTAAGCTGTACTATTCTTTCACTTACCTGCTGTGTTGCtcattttgtttcatcattcttccttttcttctttctacccAAGCATCCAGGAGGTGCAGAATAACCAGATTTATCTGGTACATCTCAGGTTGCATAATCAGGCAAAGCCATGACGCGGATGCTCGTATCGCCCATCTAAATTTTCTTCGAAAAGTTGAATTGCGAGATAAACTACTTTCTCTTTgatgaacaaacaaaaaatgcaataattCCCTTTGCTTATAAATCTtgataaacattttaaacgtagtttaatatatttattctttgaTTACAAACCCCTTGAACCCgtttaagtaaaataaaaaattggtttgcCAACAAAAGTAACAATGTTCCCAGCtctatcattttttctttcttttaagaaTACTAACTTCCTTATAAATTGGCATTTTCTTTGAGCAGCCCTTGGAGCTTTTGGGTCAGCATAATGTTACCCTTAATCTTCAGTTTTCCTTGCATGTAAGCCTTCTGGGCATTAAGCTTACCAGTGACCTGAGGAAACAATCGACAGTTTCAAATataaccgaaataaaaaatcttcaaTCTGTTAAATCAGCTTACCAAGGCAACCATGTCTGCATCCTCAAGTGTAAGGGTGCAATCCGCtttgtttccttttggctCTCCCTGGTAGATATCACCTGGATTGGCTTTCAAATCCACAACTAAAGCAACCAATACCAAAAGAGTCGTTAGTACTGTCAAGAAGAATGTTTACTAACTGAAATTTACCCCATGATGCAGCTGGTTTCTTGTTCGAAAGAATATTCCACTGGTAGACCGCGTTGATTTTAGCTCCGACTTCTGGTTTAGCATCCAGACGACGTTTCATTTCAGCGAAAACTGTCTCGCTCAGTAGTCCGGTCGATGCCGCGGCGGGGGCTGGTGCGGGGGCAGATGCAACAGACTTCAAATCGATGTAGGCACCAGTCAAAACTGCTTTGCCGGTTTCAGCTACTTTAGTCTCTAGGTGAATACGATTGCCCTCTTGCCACATGTCGACTTGTAGAGTTTGGCCTGGGAGAACTGGGCTGGCGAACCTTGACTATAAgtcattttaaataatgaattaacGCCATCAGCACCTTGTTGTGAATCTTATACCTTCATGGATTTAAACAGGGCTGGATTATTGTCAGCGTACTGTTGCAGAACAAGGCGGCAAGAAACTCCGTAAGAGGCAAGTCCATGAAGGATAGGACGATCAAATCCTCCCATAGCGGCGAAAGAAGCGTCGATGTGCAGAGGATTACGATCCCCAGTAAGGCGATATAAGGCagcctatttttaaaagaaccaactctgtaaatttcttttcttttaatcaacatttgaaatgaattctcACTTGGTCGATCGAAGTCTTGTAAGTCAAAGAGGCGTCGGGTTTACGCTTGGGAGGATCGACATGTGGAACAATGTGCTCAGAGTTACGTTTACCACCGAAACCGCCAGCACCGACGACGAAAATAGACCATTGGGCCGAAATAACCTTATCACCCGACTCGTCCACGACCTCCACTGCAAGGACATGTAAGTCAAAATGGCGTTTAATTCACGATgagatttaaatatttaccatTCGTGACTATCACAGCTCCCGATTTCTTATCCAAAATGTCAACAACATTCAGACTGGCTTCAAGATTTCCATGAGTTggaatttctttgtgcacTTCGATGAATTGCTCTCCATGTAGTACCtaatatcaaagaaaatacaacGTACTGCTACACTATCTCATCATAAAAATTCGCCCCATACTTTGGAAAGGTCAACTTGGAAACCGGGCATTCCACCAGTAATCATGTTGCTCTGGCTCAGAGCCTCTTGAGCCAAAATCACACCGAAAGTGGGGATCGGCGAGAAGTTCTCGCTACCTTCATACAGGTAACGGAGGCCATCTTTATCAGTAGTTGAAGCtccaactaaataaaaatacaaagacAGCTGTATTAAAAATGGCCCAAATATCGTTTTCAAAAGTAGATATCTTTTACCTGACAGCGCATACAAAATAATCTCTTTGGGAGAAACTTGGCACTTGACTGGAGCTGGGCGCCAGTTTAAGGCTTGCTCCTAAACATAATAATGAGTTGTGAATTACTGAATTgcaaaaggaaggaaaaaatattctcGACATACCACTGGGGAGAGGTTGGCAGCTCTATTGGCGTCTTTTTCCATGAGATCTTGAAGAACTTTACCAAGCAACATGGAAGCCTAATCAGTAATTAAATTCGATTACATTAGAATGATGGCCATTGGCAATGATTTAACTAGAACAGTATTACTTCGCTGCCTTTAGGATGCAAGGAGTTGTTGAAATCGCAAATCTGCTCCCAATTGTCACGAACTGCTTCCGGAAGAATGGGATCATTCGTGCTTTCACGTAAAGTCATACCTTTTGTCCTTTCCCAGCGATCTAAAAGGAATCTGATAGGTGAATTAACGCACGTgattcaaacacaaaataatcaaCTCACATTTGCCAACCCATCCAGCCGCAGCTTCAATCACGGATCCGGTGTCGGTACAACTGTCATGGCAAAGCCAAAGTACGACTGGAGCAACAAGATCTGGTCTCATTCCTTCCATCATATCTAAGATAAACATAAGGAACATTATACTAGCACTTcgtttctctattttttaaaaaggtacCAGGTGGTAGAATTCCCTTGGTTAGTCGAGATCCAGCCATAGGAACAATGGTGTTGCAATGAATGTTGTATTTTTTGCCTTCGATAGACAGGGTGTTGCTCAATCCAAGGAGTCCCAGTTTAGCAGCACTTAAAAGTTGATAAGACTACTATAAAATAACGGAATACAAATACTAACATGCGCATTCAATTTTACCTGTAATTGCTTTGCCCAAAATTGCCGTAAATTCCAGCAACGGAAGATGTCATGATAATACGGCCATAGTTTTGTTTTCGGAAATGGGGCCACGCAGCTCTGGTAGTAACGAAAGATCCGCGTAAATGTACACGATGAATCAAGTCCCAGTCATTATCGCTTGTATTTACCACGGACTTGTCACGCAAGATGCCAGCTATAACATAATTGGATAAAATGCAACTGTCGATTAAATTACTACGTAAAATGATAACGGTCGCTATTCAAACAACGATTTTAATGCCAACTaaagattttcaaaacaaaacaaagaaacaaaataacagtCCAAGAAGTTAAATGTAAATGAAATCTAAAATTTGTAAAGTTTTCATataaagatttaaataattaaaaatactgATGCatgaaaatgtttgtgtgGAACTATTTGATAGCTTAATTGAAATCTTAGTTTATGAATATCAAGTAAATATTCCGGCCAGAATCATTTAGATCATAATAACTATTTGCAGAATTTATCATCATCTACAGAGTTACACTGCATATGGATAGAGAAGAAATGTTCTTACCATTGTTGACAAGAATATCAATCCTTCCAAAGTTATCAATTGCAGTTTGTACTATCTTATCTCCTTCTTCAACACTGTTATAATCAGCAACAGCTTTCCCTCCTATGTAAACAGAGTTAAATACATCTTATGCAAGAAAAGCATGAATTAgcgcaaaataaaacctttagctttgatttcattcacaacaacatcagcagctCTTCCACTACCCTCTCCACTGGCAGAACCACCTAAATCATTGACCACAACAGCAGAACCTCGCTCAGCGAACCACAATGCATAAGCTCTTCCC
Proteins encoded in this window:
- the LOC124209686 gene encoding intraflagellar transport protein 52 homolog; amino-acid sequence: MVPGPINGFAPSAVSSPSRSDVSSTILFDTSKSNQFGVNDGLRQIQRLLKNRWRLANTKDRLTIESLSSSRLAILAGPQERYNEAEFNALRQFIDLGGNLLVLLGEGGEQQFNTNINFLLEEYGIMINNDAVISTMYQKYFHPKECFIEEVQSWMKNSTASSAESSASLTKIVYPYGATLNVAKPAIVMATTTTSCLPQQRPIAATYNNPRLKGNGGKIAVIGSVHIFSDNYLDKEDNKRWLEDLVEYLTDTKATILDFDRDVDIAEYATVPNIMQLSQHPRICLTESEEVPQDWTTLFQTKLFNLDTNLVPKVLESYQQVGVKHETLKLIPPQFETPLPGLQVAVFPPLFRTLHPPPLELYDLDAEFSSEKNRLSQLTNRCNDNDLEYFIIEAGHILNIIPQLKLTGNNTDRAKQIIQHVLERISQFKKSNPII
- the LOC124209685 gene encoding peroxisomal multifunctional enzyme type 2-like, encoding MSSELRFDGKVTVVTGAGGGLGRAYALWFAERGSAVVVNDLGGSASGEGSGRAADVVVNEIKAKGGKAVADYNSVEEGDKIVQTAIDNFGRIDILVNNAGILRDKSVVNTSDNDWDLIHRVHLRGSFVTTRAAWPHFRKQNYGRIIMTSSVAGIYGNFGQSNYSAAKLGLLGLSNTLSIEGKKYNIHCNTIVPMAGSRLTKGILPPDMMEGMRPDLVAPVVLWLCHDSCTDTGSVIEAAAGWVGKYRWERTKGMTLRESTNDPILPEAVRDNWEQICDFNNSLHPKGSEASMLLGKVLQDLMEKDANRAANLSPVEQALNWRPAPVKCQVSPKEIILYALSVGASTTDKDGLRYLYEGSENFSPIPTFGVILAQEALSQSNMITGGMPGFQVDLSKVLHGEQFIEVHKEIPTHGNLEASLNVVDILDKKSGAVIVTNVEVVDESGDKVISAQWSIFVVGAGGFGGKRNSEHIVPHVDPPKRKPDASLTYKTSIDQAALYRLTGDRNPLHIDASFAAMGGFDRPILHGLASYGVSCRLVLQQYADNNPALFKSMKSRFASPVLPGQTLQVDMWQEGNRIHLETKVAETGKAVLTGAYIDLKSVASAPAPAPAAASTGLLSETVFAEMKRRLDAKPEVGAKINAVYQWNILSNKKPAASWVVDLKANPGDIYQGEPKGNKADCTLTLEDADMVALVTGKLNAQKAYMQGKLKIKGNIMLTQKLQGLLKENANL